In a genomic window of Sarcophilus harrisii chromosome 4, mSarHar1.11, whole genome shotgun sequence:
- the FUBP1 gene encoding far upstream element-binding protein 1 isoform X4: protein MADYSTVPPPASGSGGGGGGGGGVNDAFKDALQRARQIAAKIGGDAGTSLNSNDYGYGGQKRPLEDGDQPDAKKVAPQNDAFGTQLPPMHQQQRSVMTEEYKVPDGMVGFIIGRGGEQISRIQQESGCKIQIAPDSGGLPERSCMLTGTPESVQSAKRLLDQIVEKGRPAPGFHHGDGPGNAVQEIMIPASKAGLVIGKGGETIKQLQERAGVKMVMIQDGPQNTGADKPLRITGDPYKVQQAKEMVLELIRDQGGFREVRNEYGSRIGGNEGIDVPIPRFAVGIVIGRNGEMIKKIQNDAGVRIQFKPDDGTTPDRIAQITGPPDRCQHAAEIITDLLRSVQAGNPGGPGPGGRGRGRGQGSWSMGPPGGLQEFNFIVPTGKTGLIIGKGGETIKSISQQSGARIELQRNPPPNADPNMKLFTIRGTPQQIDYARQLIEEKIGGPVNPLGPPVPHGPHGVPGPHGPPGPPGPGNPMGPYNPAPYNPGPPGPAPHGPPAPYAPQGWGNAYPHWQQQNPPDPAKTGTDPNSAAWAAYYAHYYQQQAQPPPAAPTGAPTTTQTNGQGDQQNPAPTGQVDYTKAWEEYYKKMGQQGQTQDYSKAWEEYYKKQGQAVPAPTGAPPGGQPDYSAAWAEYYRQQAAYYAQTSPQGMPQHPPAPQGQ from the exons ATGGCAGACTACTCAACGGTCCCCCCTCCTGCCTCGGGCTCtggcggcggcggtggcggcggcggcggcgtcaATGACGCCTTTAAGGACGCGCTGCAGCGAGCGCGGCAG ATTGCAGCCAAAATTGGAGGTGATGCAGGCACATCACTGAATTCAAATGACTATGGTTATGGGGGACAAAAAAGACCTTTGGAGGATGGAG ATCAGCCAGATGCTAAGAAGGTCGCTCCTCAGAATGATG CCTTTGGAACCCAGTTACCGCCAATGCATCAGCAACAAAG GTCGGTAATGACAGAAGAGTACAAAGTTCCAGACGGAATGGTTGGATTCA TAATTGGCAGAGGAGGGGAGCAGATCTCACGCATACAACAGGAGTCTGGATGCAAAATACAGATTGCCCCTG acAGTGGTGGCCTACCTGAAAGGTCTTGTATGCTAACTGGGACCCCTGAATCTGTTCA ATCAGCCAAGCGGTTACTCGACCAGATCGTTGAAAAGGGAAGGCCAGCCCCTGGCTTTCATCATGGGGATGGACCAGGCAATGCTGTTCAAGAAATCATGATCCCAGCCAGCAAGGCTGGGTTAGTTATTGGGAAAGGCGGAGAGACCATTAAACAGCTTCAG GAGCGAGCTGGTGTTAAAATGGTGATGATTCAGGATGGACCCCAAAACACAGGTGCCGACAAGCCTCTGAGGATCACGGGCGACCCCTACAAAGTCCAA CAAGCCAAGGAAATGGTGTTGGAGTTAATCCGTGATCAAGGGGGCTTCAGAGAGGTGCGGAATGAATATGGGTCAAGAATAGGAGGAAATGAAGGCATAGAT GTCCCTATCCCAAGATTTGCTGTAGGAATTGTGATCGGCAGAAATGGCGAAATGATCAAAAAGATTCAGAACGATGCCGGGGTTAGGATCCAGTTCAAGCCGG ATGACGGGACCACCCCAGACCGAATAGCCCAGATCACGGGCCCTCCGGACCGATGTCAGCATGCGGCAGAGATCATCACTGACCTGCTTCGAAGCGTCCAG GCCGGCAACCCTGGTGGACCAGGACCTGGTGGTCGTGGCCGGGGCCGGGGCCAAGGCAGCTGGAGCATGGGGCCGCCCGGCGGGCTGCAGGAATTCAATTTTATCGTTCCAACTGGGAAAACTGGACTAATCATAGGAAAAG GTGGAGAAACAATCAAAAGCATAAGCCAACAGTCTGGTGCTAGAATAGAACTCCAGAGAAACCCCCCACCAAACGCAGACCCCAACATGAAGTTATTCACAATACGGGGAACTCCCCAGCAAATTGATTACGCACGGCAACTCATCGAGGAAAAGATTGGT GGTCCGGTTAACCCCTTAGGTCCACCTGTTCCCCATGGGCCTCATGGTGTTCCCGGCCCCCATGGGCCTCCAGGACCTCCAGGGCCTGGGAATCCGATGGGGCCCTACAACCCTGCACCTTATAACCCAGGACCGCCAGGCCCTGCTCCTCA tggtcCTCCAGCTCCATATGCTCCCCAAGGGTGGGGAAATGCCTATCCCCATTGGCAGCAGCAGAACCCACCTGATCCAG CAAAAACAGGTACAGACCCAAATTCTGCAGCTTGGGCTGCTTATTATGCTCATTATTATCAGCAGCAAGCACAGCCACCTCCTGCAGCTCCAACAGGTGCACCAACTACAACTCAGACTAATGGACAAG gagATCAGCAAAATCCAGCTCCAACTGGACAGGTTGATTATACCAAGGCTTGGGAAGAGTACTACAAAAAAATGG GTCAACAAGGGCAGACACAGGATTATTCAAAGGCTTGGGAGGAATATTACAAGAAGCAAG GTCAAGCTGTTCCTGCTCCCACTGGAGCCCCCCCCGGGGGCCAGCCCGATTACAGTGCGGCCTGGGCCGAATACTACCGCCAGCAGGCCGCGTACTATGCGCAGACCAGTCCCCAGGGGATGCCGCAGCACCCACCAGCCCCACAG GGCCAATAA
- the FUBP1 gene encoding far upstream element-binding protein 1 isoform X3, with amino-acid sequence MADYSTVPPPASGSGGGGGGGGGVNDAFKDALQRARQIAAKIGGDAGTSLNSNDYGYGGQKRPLEDGDQPDAKKVAPQNDAFGTQLPPMHQQQRSVMTEEYKVPDGMVGFIIGRGGEQISRIQQESGCKIQIAPDSGGLPERSCMLTGTPESVQSAKRLLDQIVEKGRPAPGFHHGDGPGNAVQEIMIPASKAGLVIGKGGETIKQLQERAGVKMVMIQDGPQNTGADKPLRITGDPYKVQQAKEMVLELIRDQGGFREVRNEYGSRIGGNEGIDVPIPRFAVGIVIGRNGEMIKKIQNDAGVRIQFKPDDGTTPDRIAQITGPPDRCQHAAEIITDLLRSVQAGNPGGPGPGGRGRGRGQGSWSMGPPGGLQEFNFIVPTGKTGLIIGKGGETIKSISQQSGARIELQRNPPPNADPNMKLFTIRGTPQQIDYARQLIEEKIGGPVNPLGPPVPHGPHGVPGPHGPPGPPGPGNPMGPYNPAPYNPGPPGPAPHGPPAPYAPQGWGNAYPHWQQQNPPDPAKTGTDPNSAAWAAYYAHYYQQQAQPPPAAPTGAPTTTQTNGQGDQQNPAPTGQVDYTKAWEEYYKKMGQQGQTQDYSKAWEEYYKKQGQAVPAPTGAPPGGQPDYSAAWAEYYRQQAAYYAQTSPQGMPQHPPAPQKLPVCLKKIGFKRLL; translated from the exons ATGGCAGACTACTCAACGGTCCCCCCTCCTGCCTCGGGCTCtggcggcggcggtggcggcggcggcggcgtcaATGACGCCTTTAAGGACGCGCTGCAGCGAGCGCGGCAG ATTGCAGCCAAAATTGGAGGTGATGCAGGCACATCACTGAATTCAAATGACTATGGTTATGGGGGACAAAAAAGACCTTTGGAGGATGGAG ATCAGCCAGATGCTAAGAAGGTCGCTCCTCAGAATGATG CCTTTGGAACCCAGTTACCGCCAATGCATCAGCAACAAAG GTCGGTAATGACAGAAGAGTACAAAGTTCCAGACGGAATGGTTGGATTCA TAATTGGCAGAGGAGGGGAGCAGATCTCACGCATACAACAGGAGTCTGGATGCAAAATACAGATTGCCCCTG acAGTGGTGGCCTACCTGAAAGGTCTTGTATGCTAACTGGGACCCCTGAATCTGTTCA ATCAGCCAAGCGGTTACTCGACCAGATCGTTGAAAAGGGAAGGCCAGCCCCTGGCTTTCATCATGGGGATGGACCAGGCAATGCTGTTCAAGAAATCATGATCCCAGCCAGCAAGGCTGGGTTAGTTATTGGGAAAGGCGGAGAGACCATTAAACAGCTTCAG GAGCGAGCTGGTGTTAAAATGGTGATGATTCAGGATGGACCCCAAAACACAGGTGCCGACAAGCCTCTGAGGATCACGGGCGACCCCTACAAAGTCCAA CAAGCCAAGGAAATGGTGTTGGAGTTAATCCGTGATCAAGGGGGCTTCAGAGAGGTGCGGAATGAATATGGGTCAAGAATAGGAGGAAATGAAGGCATAGAT GTCCCTATCCCAAGATTTGCTGTAGGAATTGTGATCGGCAGAAATGGCGAAATGATCAAAAAGATTCAGAACGATGCCGGGGTTAGGATCCAGTTCAAGCCGG ATGACGGGACCACCCCAGACCGAATAGCCCAGATCACGGGCCCTCCGGACCGATGTCAGCATGCGGCAGAGATCATCACTGACCTGCTTCGAAGCGTCCAG GCCGGCAACCCTGGTGGACCAGGACCTGGTGGTCGTGGCCGGGGCCGGGGCCAAGGCAGCTGGAGCATGGGGCCGCCCGGCGGGCTGCAGGAATTCAATTTTATCGTTCCAACTGGGAAAACTGGACTAATCATAGGAAAAG GTGGAGAAACAATCAAAAGCATAAGCCAACAGTCTGGTGCTAGAATAGAACTCCAGAGAAACCCCCCACCAAACGCAGACCCCAACATGAAGTTATTCACAATACGGGGAACTCCCCAGCAAATTGATTACGCACGGCAACTCATCGAGGAAAAGATTGGT GGTCCGGTTAACCCCTTAGGTCCACCTGTTCCCCATGGGCCTCATGGTGTTCCCGGCCCCCATGGGCCTCCAGGACCTCCAGGGCCTGGGAATCCGATGGGGCCCTACAACCCTGCACCTTATAACCCAGGACCGCCAGGCCCTGCTCCTCA tggtcCTCCAGCTCCATATGCTCCCCAAGGGTGGGGAAATGCCTATCCCCATTGGCAGCAGCAGAACCCACCTGATCCAG CAAAAACAGGTACAGACCCAAATTCTGCAGCTTGGGCTGCTTATTATGCTCATTATTATCAGCAGCAAGCACAGCCACCTCCTGCAGCTCCAACAGGTGCACCAACTACAACTCAGACTAATGGACAAG gagATCAGCAAAATCCAGCTCCAACTGGACAGGTTGATTATACCAAGGCTTGGGAAGAGTACTACAAAAAAATGG GTCAACAAGGGCAGACACAGGATTATTCAAAGGCTTGGGAGGAATATTACAAGAAGCAAG GTCAAGCTGTTCCTGCTCCCACTGGAGCCCCCCCCGGGGGCCAGCCCGATTACAGTGCGGCCTGGGCCGAATACTACCGCCAGCAGGCCGCGTACTATGCGCAGACCAGTCCCCAGGGGATGCCGCAGCACCCACCAGCCCCACAG AAACTACCCGTGTGTTTAAAGAAGATTGGCTTTAAAAGGCTACTGTGA
- the FUBP1 gene encoding far upstream element-binding protein 1 isoform X5, protein MADYSTVPPPASGSGGGGGGGGGVNDAFKDALQRARQIAAKIGGDAGTSLNSNDYGYGGQKRPLEDGDQPDAKKVAPQNDAFGTQLPPMHQQQRSVMTEEYKVPDGMVGFIIGRGGEQISRIQQESGCKIQIAPDSGGLPERSCMLTGTPESVQSAKRLLDQIVEKGRPAPGFHHGDGPGNAVQEIMIPASKAGLVIGKGGETIKQLQERAGVKMVMIQDGPQNTGADKPLRITGDPYKVQQAKEMVLELIRDQGGFREVRNEYGSRIGGNEGIDVPIPRFAVGIVIGRNGEMIKKIQNDAGVRIQFKPDDGTTPDRIAQITGPPDRCQHAAEIITDLLRSVQAGNPGGPGPGGRGRGRGQGSWSMGPPGGLQEFNFIVPTGKTGLIIGKGGETIKSISQQSGARIELQRNPPPNADPNMKLFTIRGTPQQIDYARQLIEEKIGGPVNPLGPPVPHGPHGVPGPHGPPGPPGPGNPMGPYNPAPYNPGPPGPAPHGPPAPYAPQGWGNAYPHWQQQNPPDPAKTGTDPNSAAWAAYYAHYYQQQAQPPPAAPTGAPTTTQTNGQGDQQNPAPTGQVDYTKAWEEYYKKMGQAVPAPTGAPPGGQPDYSAAWAEYYRQQAAYYAQTSPQGMPQHPPAPQKLPVCLKKIGFKRLL, encoded by the exons ATGGCAGACTACTCAACGGTCCCCCCTCCTGCCTCGGGCTCtggcggcggcggtggcggcggcggcggcgtcaATGACGCCTTTAAGGACGCGCTGCAGCGAGCGCGGCAG ATTGCAGCCAAAATTGGAGGTGATGCAGGCACATCACTGAATTCAAATGACTATGGTTATGGGGGACAAAAAAGACCTTTGGAGGATGGAG ATCAGCCAGATGCTAAGAAGGTCGCTCCTCAGAATGATG CCTTTGGAACCCAGTTACCGCCAATGCATCAGCAACAAAG GTCGGTAATGACAGAAGAGTACAAAGTTCCAGACGGAATGGTTGGATTCA TAATTGGCAGAGGAGGGGAGCAGATCTCACGCATACAACAGGAGTCTGGATGCAAAATACAGATTGCCCCTG acAGTGGTGGCCTACCTGAAAGGTCTTGTATGCTAACTGGGACCCCTGAATCTGTTCA ATCAGCCAAGCGGTTACTCGACCAGATCGTTGAAAAGGGAAGGCCAGCCCCTGGCTTTCATCATGGGGATGGACCAGGCAATGCTGTTCAAGAAATCATGATCCCAGCCAGCAAGGCTGGGTTAGTTATTGGGAAAGGCGGAGAGACCATTAAACAGCTTCAG GAGCGAGCTGGTGTTAAAATGGTGATGATTCAGGATGGACCCCAAAACACAGGTGCCGACAAGCCTCTGAGGATCACGGGCGACCCCTACAAAGTCCAA CAAGCCAAGGAAATGGTGTTGGAGTTAATCCGTGATCAAGGGGGCTTCAGAGAGGTGCGGAATGAATATGGGTCAAGAATAGGAGGAAATGAAGGCATAGAT GTCCCTATCCCAAGATTTGCTGTAGGAATTGTGATCGGCAGAAATGGCGAAATGATCAAAAAGATTCAGAACGATGCCGGGGTTAGGATCCAGTTCAAGCCGG ATGACGGGACCACCCCAGACCGAATAGCCCAGATCACGGGCCCTCCGGACCGATGTCAGCATGCGGCAGAGATCATCACTGACCTGCTTCGAAGCGTCCAG GCCGGCAACCCTGGTGGACCAGGACCTGGTGGTCGTGGCCGGGGCCGGGGCCAAGGCAGCTGGAGCATGGGGCCGCCCGGCGGGCTGCAGGAATTCAATTTTATCGTTCCAACTGGGAAAACTGGACTAATCATAGGAAAAG GTGGAGAAACAATCAAAAGCATAAGCCAACAGTCTGGTGCTAGAATAGAACTCCAGAGAAACCCCCCACCAAACGCAGACCCCAACATGAAGTTATTCACAATACGGGGAACTCCCCAGCAAATTGATTACGCACGGCAACTCATCGAGGAAAAGATTGGT GGTCCGGTTAACCCCTTAGGTCCACCTGTTCCCCATGGGCCTCATGGTGTTCCCGGCCCCCATGGGCCTCCAGGACCTCCAGGGCCTGGGAATCCGATGGGGCCCTACAACCCTGCACCTTATAACCCAGGACCGCCAGGCCCTGCTCCTCA tggtcCTCCAGCTCCATATGCTCCCCAAGGGTGGGGAAATGCCTATCCCCATTGGCAGCAGCAGAACCCACCTGATCCAG CAAAAACAGGTACAGACCCAAATTCTGCAGCTTGGGCTGCTTATTATGCTCATTATTATCAGCAGCAAGCACAGCCACCTCCTGCAGCTCCAACAGGTGCACCAACTACAACTCAGACTAATGGACAAG gagATCAGCAAAATCCAGCTCCAACTGGACAGGTTGATTATACCAAGGCTTGGGAAGAGTACTACAAAAAAATGG GTCAAGCTGTTCCTGCTCCCACTGGAGCCCCCCCCGGGGGCCAGCCCGATTACAGTGCGGCCTGGGCCGAATACTACCGCCAGCAGGCCGCGTACTATGCGCAGACCAGTCCCCAGGGGATGCCGCAGCACCCACCAGCCCCACAG AAACTACCCGTGTGTTTAAAGAAGATTGGCTTTAAAAGGCTACTGTGA
- the FUBP1 gene encoding far upstream element-binding protein 1 isoform X6, with amino-acid sequence MADYSTVPPPASGSGGGGGGGGGVNDAFKDALQRARQIAAKIGGDAGTSLNSNDYGYGGQKRPLEDGDQPDAKKVAPQNDAFGTQLPPMHQQQRSVMTEEYKVPDGMVGFIIGRGGEQISRIQQESGCKIQIAPDSGGLPERSCMLTGTPESVQSAKRLLDQIVEKGRPAPGFHHGDGPGNAVQEIMIPASKAGLVIGKGGETIKQLQERAGVKMVMIQDGPQNTGADKPLRITGDPYKVQQAKEMVLELIRDQGGFREVRNEYGSRIGGNEGIDVPIPRFAVGIVIGRNGEMIKKIQNDAGVRIQFKPDDGTTPDRIAQITGPPDRCQHAAEIITDLLRSVQAGNPGGPGPGGRGRGRGQGSWSMGPPGGLQEFNFIVPTGKTGLIIGKGGETIKSISQQSGARIELQRNPPPNADPNMKLFTIRGTPQQIDYARQLIEEKIGGPVNPLGPPVPHGPHGVPGPHGPPGPPGPGNPMGPYNPAPYNPGPPGPAPHGPPAPYAPQGWGNAYPHWQQQNPPDPAKTGTDPNSAAWAAYYAHYYQQQAQPPPAAPTGAPTTTQTNGQGDQQNPAPTGQVDYTKAWEEYYKKMGQAVPAPTGAPPGGQPDYSAAWAEYYRQQAAYYAQTSPQGMPQHPPAPQGQ; translated from the exons ATGGCAGACTACTCAACGGTCCCCCCTCCTGCCTCGGGCTCtggcggcggcggtggcggcggcggcggcgtcaATGACGCCTTTAAGGACGCGCTGCAGCGAGCGCGGCAG ATTGCAGCCAAAATTGGAGGTGATGCAGGCACATCACTGAATTCAAATGACTATGGTTATGGGGGACAAAAAAGACCTTTGGAGGATGGAG ATCAGCCAGATGCTAAGAAGGTCGCTCCTCAGAATGATG CCTTTGGAACCCAGTTACCGCCAATGCATCAGCAACAAAG GTCGGTAATGACAGAAGAGTACAAAGTTCCAGACGGAATGGTTGGATTCA TAATTGGCAGAGGAGGGGAGCAGATCTCACGCATACAACAGGAGTCTGGATGCAAAATACAGATTGCCCCTG acAGTGGTGGCCTACCTGAAAGGTCTTGTATGCTAACTGGGACCCCTGAATCTGTTCA ATCAGCCAAGCGGTTACTCGACCAGATCGTTGAAAAGGGAAGGCCAGCCCCTGGCTTTCATCATGGGGATGGACCAGGCAATGCTGTTCAAGAAATCATGATCCCAGCCAGCAAGGCTGGGTTAGTTATTGGGAAAGGCGGAGAGACCATTAAACAGCTTCAG GAGCGAGCTGGTGTTAAAATGGTGATGATTCAGGATGGACCCCAAAACACAGGTGCCGACAAGCCTCTGAGGATCACGGGCGACCCCTACAAAGTCCAA CAAGCCAAGGAAATGGTGTTGGAGTTAATCCGTGATCAAGGGGGCTTCAGAGAGGTGCGGAATGAATATGGGTCAAGAATAGGAGGAAATGAAGGCATAGAT GTCCCTATCCCAAGATTTGCTGTAGGAATTGTGATCGGCAGAAATGGCGAAATGATCAAAAAGATTCAGAACGATGCCGGGGTTAGGATCCAGTTCAAGCCGG ATGACGGGACCACCCCAGACCGAATAGCCCAGATCACGGGCCCTCCGGACCGATGTCAGCATGCGGCAGAGATCATCACTGACCTGCTTCGAAGCGTCCAG GCCGGCAACCCTGGTGGACCAGGACCTGGTGGTCGTGGCCGGGGCCGGGGCCAAGGCAGCTGGAGCATGGGGCCGCCCGGCGGGCTGCAGGAATTCAATTTTATCGTTCCAACTGGGAAAACTGGACTAATCATAGGAAAAG GTGGAGAAACAATCAAAAGCATAAGCCAACAGTCTGGTGCTAGAATAGAACTCCAGAGAAACCCCCCACCAAACGCAGACCCCAACATGAAGTTATTCACAATACGGGGAACTCCCCAGCAAATTGATTACGCACGGCAACTCATCGAGGAAAAGATTGGT GGTCCGGTTAACCCCTTAGGTCCACCTGTTCCCCATGGGCCTCATGGTGTTCCCGGCCCCCATGGGCCTCCAGGACCTCCAGGGCCTGGGAATCCGATGGGGCCCTACAACCCTGCACCTTATAACCCAGGACCGCCAGGCCCTGCTCCTCA tggtcCTCCAGCTCCATATGCTCCCCAAGGGTGGGGAAATGCCTATCCCCATTGGCAGCAGCAGAACCCACCTGATCCAG CAAAAACAGGTACAGACCCAAATTCTGCAGCTTGGGCTGCTTATTATGCTCATTATTATCAGCAGCAAGCACAGCCACCTCCTGCAGCTCCAACAGGTGCACCAACTACAACTCAGACTAATGGACAAG gagATCAGCAAAATCCAGCTCCAACTGGACAGGTTGATTATACCAAGGCTTGGGAAGAGTACTACAAAAAAATGG GTCAAGCTGTTCCTGCTCCCACTGGAGCCCCCCCCGGGGGCCAGCCCGATTACAGTGCGGCCTGGGCCGAATACTACCGCCAGCAGGCCGCGTACTATGCGCAGACCAGTCCCCAGGGGATGCCGCAGCACCCACCAGCCCCACAG GGCCAATAA
- the FUBP1 gene encoding far upstream element-binding protein 1 isoform X1 — MADYSTVPPPASGSGGGGGGGGGVNDAFKDALQRARQIAAKIGGDAGTSLNSNDYGYGGQKRPLEDGDQPDAKKVAPQNDAFGTQLPPMHQQQRSVMTEEYKVPDGMVGFIIGRGGEQISRIQQESGCKIQIAPDSGGLPERSCMLTGTPESVQSAKRLLDQIVEKGRPAPGFHHGDGPGNAVQEIMIPASKAGLVIGKGGETIKQLQERAGVKMVMIQDGPQNTGADKPLRITGDPYKVQQAKEMVLELIRDQGGFREVRNEYGSRIGGNEGIDVPIPRFAVGIVIGRNGEMIKKIQNDAGVRIQFKPDDGTTPDRIAQITGPPDRCQHAAEIITDLLRSVQAGNPGGPGPGGRGRGRGQGSWSMGPPGGLQEFNFIVPTGKTGLIIGKGGETIKSISQQSGARIELQRNPPPNADPNMKLFTIRGTPQQIDYARQLIEEKIGGPVNPLGPPVPHGPHGVPGPHGPPGPPGPGNPMGPYNPAPYNPGPPGPAPHGPPAPYAPQGWGNAYPHWQQQNPPDPAKTGTDPNSAAWAAYYAHYYQQQAQPPPAAPTGAPTTTQTNGQGDQQNPAPTGQVDYTKAWEEYYKKMGQQGQTQDYSKAWEEYYKKQGQAVPAPTGAPPGGQPDYSAAWAEYYRQQAAYYAQTSPQGMPQHPPAPQCLPRPSTLGSAPKSNRYIFKSTASMFTHSAEDPRIPNHSS, encoded by the exons ATGGCAGACTACTCAACGGTCCCCCCTCCTGCCTCGGGCTCtggcggcggcggtggcggcggcggcggcgtcaATGACGCCTTTAAGGACGCGCTGCAGCGAGCGCGGCAG ATTGCAGCCAAAATTGGAGGTGATGCAGGCACATCACTGAATTCAAATGACTATGGTTATGGGGGACAAAAAAGACCTTTGGAGGATGGAG ATCAGCCAGATGCTAAGAAGGTCGCTCCTCAGAATGATG CCTTTGGAACCCAGTTACCGCCAATGCATCAGCAACAAAG GTCGGTAATGACAGAAGAGTACAAAGTTCCAGACGGAATGGTTGGATTCA TAATTGGCAGAGGAGGGGAGCAGATCTCACGCATACAACAGGAGTCTGGATGCAAAATACAGATTGCCCCTG acAGTGGTGGCCTACCTGAAAGGTCTTGTATGCTAACTGGGACCCCTGAATCTGTTCA ATCAGCCAAGCGGTTACTCGACCAGATCGTTGAAAAGGGAAGGCCAGCCCCTGGCTTTCATCATGGGGATGGACCAGGCAATGCTGTTCAAGAAATCATGATCCCAGCCAGCAAGGCTGGGTTAGTTATTGGGAAAGGCGGAGAGACCATTAAACAGCTTCAG GAGCGAGCTGGTGTTAAAATGGTGATGATTCAGGATGGACCCCAAAACACAGGTGCCGACAAGCCTCTGAGGATCACGGGCGACCCCTACAAAGTCCAA CAAGCCAAGGAAATGGTGTTGGAGTTAATCCGTGATCAAGGGGGCTTCAGAGAGGTGCGGAATGAATATGGGTCAAGAATAGGAGGAAATGAAGGCATAGAT GTCCCTATCCCAAGATTTGCTGTAGGAATTGTGATCGGCAGAAATGGCGAAATGATCAAAAAGATTCAGAACGATGCCGGGGTTAGGATCCAGTTCAAGCCGG ATGACGGGACCACCCCAGACCGAATAGCCCAGATCACGGGCCCTCCGGACCGATGTCAGCATGCGGCAGAGATCATCACTGACCTGCTTCGAAGCGTCCAG GCCGGCAACCCTGGTGGACCAGGACCTGGTGGTCGTGGCCGGGGCCGGGGCCAAGGCAGCTGGAGCATGGGGCCGCCCGGCGGGCTGCAGGAATTCAATTTTATCGTTCCAACTGGGAAAACTGGACTAATCATAGGAAAAG GTGGAGAAACAATCAAAAGCATAAGCCAACAGTCTGGTGCTAGAATAGAACTCCAGAGAAACCCCCCACCAAACGCAGACCCCAACATGAAGTTATTCACAATACGGGGAACTCCCCAGCAAATTGATTACGCACGGCAACTCATCGAGGAAAAGATTGGT GGTCCGGTTAACCCCTTAGGTCCACCTGTTCCCCATGGGCCTCATGGTGTTCCCGGCCCCCATGGGCCTCCAGGACCTCCAGGGCCTGGGAATCCGATGGGGCCCTACAACCCTGCACCTTATAACCCAGGACCGCCAGGCCCTGCTCCTCA tggtcCTCCAGCTCCATATGCTCCCCAAGGGTGGGGAAATGCCTATCCCCATTGGCAGCAGCAGAACCCACCTGATCCAG CAAAAACAGGTACAGACCCAAATTCTGCAGCTTGGGCTGCTTATTATGCTCATTATTATCAGCAGCAAGCACAGCCACCTCCTGCAGCTCCAACAGGTGCACCAACTACAACTCAGACTAATGGACAAG gagATCAGCAAAATCCAGCTCCAACTGGACAGGTTGATTATACCAAGGCTTGGGAAGAGTACTACAAAAAAATGG GTCAACAAGGGCAGACACAGGATTATTCAAAGGCTTGGGAGGAATATTACAAGAAGCAAG GTCAAGCTGTTCCTGCTCCCACTGGAGCCCCCCCCGGGGGCCAGCCCGATTACAGTGCGGCCTGGGCCGAATACTACCGCCAGCAGGCCGCGTACTATGCGCAGACCAGTCCCCAGGGGATGCCGCAGCACCCACCAGCCCCACAG TGCCTTCCCAGACCTTCCACCTTAGGTTCTGCTCCAAAAAGCAACAG ATACATATTCAAAAGTACTGCCTCCATGTTCACACACAGTGCTGAAGATCCGCGAATACCCAACCATAGCTCATAG